A stretch of Pseudophryne corroboree isolate aPseCor3 chromosome 9, aPseCor3.hap2, whole genome shotgun sequence DNA encodes these proteins:
- the LOC134958646 gene encoding caveolin-3-like: MSDPKSIPSEPMPLDMDNRDPNNLNEHVRVLFEDAFGEPEGSYSIPGVWGMSYKTFGGVKNCCYMVLSILCGCPLSFCWALEFACNQCCLIWCIGPCVHMWKMNLSCVKMFWSSCVHCLCDPCYEACGLCLSFIRVQNKNG, encoded by the exons ATGTCTGACCCCAAGTCCATCCCCAGCGAGCCCATGCCCCTGGACATGGACAACCGGGACCCTAACAACCTGAATGAGCATGTCCGG GTCCTCTTTGAAGATGCCTTTGGGGAGCCTGAGGGGTCTTACAGCATCCCAGGGGTTTGGGGCATGTCCTACAAGACCTTTGGTGGGGTGAAGAACTGCTGCTATATGGTCCTGTCCATCCTGTGTGGTTGTCCGCTGAGCTTCTGCTGGGCCTTGGAATTTGCCTGCAATCAGTGCTGCCTCATCTGGTGCATCGGGCCCTGCGTCCACATGTGGAAGATGAACCTCTCCTGCGTGAAGATGTTCTGGAGCTCCTGCGTCCACTGCCTGTGTGACCCGTGCTACGAAGCCTGCGGCCTGTGTCTCAGCTTCATCCGTGTACAGAACAAAAACGGATAA